The Thunnus maccoyii chromosome 12, fThuMac1.1, whole genome shotgun sequence genomic interval CACGGCACAACGATCAGGAGGATTAAAGCAGTAACTGATAGCAACAAGCCTGCTCACGGCCTTTTGAACATGCTGTCAGAGGCcaggacagaaacacacaccgagtggtgctggaggagcagagagaggaggacaagGAGTGTGTCCAGGTAGGATTCAAATTCCGGCTTTTTGGGGGACTGGGGCTGAAGATCTATGAGTTTATGGTGTTGTCCTCTGTATCTTGTAACTGTGATATGGATATCACGTCATTTATGTGGAATAAATTCTTGCCATGCATACTGACATATaaactttttgtgtgtgtagaagGAGTTTTAACGGTGAAATAAGCACTGAGGTTCAGCTAACAGTGTGTAGGGATGTAGCTGAGGATAAACTCATTATACCACAGTGGAAGTTCATTTATATGAGATACATTcagttttgtaaaatgtcaatttatatgagttatgttgtttgttctaaaagatagatagaaaatccattattttaatgattgaCTTTGGCCTATAAATAGATTTAAGAGTCATGTTTTGTGGTCTAGGTTGTCAGGTTTAAAACTGACAGTCATGTCTGCAGTGGCATAAAGAGGTGTCTGATGACTCATAACAGATGTTGCTTTTTACAGCAGTTTTAGAGGATATATATTTGACAttcatgttttcaaatgaaTACCATAATACCTCTCTTTTAGTGCAGCCACAGAGGTCGTAAATGATCATTGAAACCATGTTGGCTACATTTGAGATGCCTTCAGATGAAGTCTCTCAACCTCTAAACCCaaaccagtgttttttttttaagcatcaGCATCATTTTAACCTgaacatatctgctctgtggATTTCAAGACAGTCTGCTTGGAAAATATCAGAATCCTGATTGGCCTTGAATCTGATGTACATAGAATTAGAAAtatagacacaaaaacaaacagtatagGCCTAAAACTActattactgaaaaaaaatcattatgttTACCTGCAGTATGTTGAAATATCCACAGTATTGggcataaaaaatatataataaagacatgagtttatataaaaaaaaatatctgcatggaAGAAGGATTTAAACAAAAGTGCAAAAGCAGTTCATAAGGTGTGAAACACTTCACCCTCAGCAGTCATGCTGTTACCTCAATATACAAAGGTTCACTCATATGAATGTTCAAATCTCTCAAGCTTGTCATTGTAGGTCTGCTTCTCACCATGTAGTATAAGGCCTGCAAGGAAGGAAGATGACATGACGTCTGGCTATGCCTACAGTCATCTTTGATTTCACATTTGCAACACAAATCAGCttgttttgagattttttttctcatgtagTGATCTGCTTCAGTAACCTCTGAcagtttttttgtctgttttgagaAAAGTAAGTCTTAAAGAATATGAAACCAAGAGACAatatctgacagctgtttttgcaaTTTAATGCTCTTCTACAGAGATCAGAGAATGAAACATGcatacaaatcatacactgtaCATGTTTGTGCCTGACACAAaagctttctgtttctcttgGTGATTCTTTGGCTTGTGATCATCACCAACCGGAGGTCACAGTTCAACCTGCTTTTTTCATTTCCCACTGCCGATCCGTTAGAggcagagagtgtgtgtgtgattattgtGTGGCCCTGCACTAATTCCCCCATCCCTGCGtaaacagagcagacagagcGGAATAGGAAGTGTCCCCTAACCTCGGCGCTCCCCTcgtccctcctccccctcaggGAGGTTTTGTAAAGCGGACAGGAAGCTGATGGTCCCGGCTGACCTCTGCTTTGTCTCCCGGCTCATCTCACATCTGGGCACCGACACAATGTAAGGAGACAGCAGCATTCAGAGTGTCACAAAGCCTGCCTCTCATCTTCAGGGCTGCACATTCACCAAAGCCTAAGCTATGGAAATGATATTagagatgttgttgttgttggttagTGTGATGATGAGGTGCTCATACAGGTCATCAGTCCTCTCTACTCCCTGATGGGAAGTTATTTCAGATAATATAGCATCAATATGATATGATACGTAACTCTTCAACTTCAGTTTTGCTTTCCATACATTTAACAAGGTTCTTGGTATAGTCGTAGTTTTATGTGGAATCAGGATGATTCACAGAATGTAATGATTTATTGAAATAAGGATCTATATATCAGATTCAAAGCCCAGAGAAGTACCTAAAAGCTTCTTGCTGCTTGCTTGTGATCTCAAAGGATTCTATCAAGCACTTTAAAGAGTTCTTTTACAACATCATAACCATAAACTCTCTCTAACACCATCTAACATTACATCATATGAACTATTGATATAATGATCAAAACTCAAGACTAAAATCATACCTTGTCATGCCAAGATGTCATACATGCTAACTACTGTACATTTATAATGCAAACCATCttgaaaaataatattataataagaATGAcgtcatatatatatatttgtaaaaagccgcatttttattgtatttttttttacatcactcATTGAAATGGAATCATACAGTCATGAGTGAGTGTTCGTTTGACTGACTACTGCTGAGAGAAAGAAGATAAAGTCAGCACGTGCGCAacatttgatgcttttattgtatttgttcaTTTGAGCTTCAGAGTTTTCTAATGTTTATatgacttttcattttcatttcatttcatatagGCTATTTTAAATCAATGTCATACTTTGGATAAACATAGCGCGGACTGTGTGTAGATACTGAGGCGTCGCGTTGCCGTCACCAGCACTGAAGAAGATCATAAACGGCAAAAACACGTGACTGATCACAATAATCCAGCGTTTCAAATGCCCAAATATATCAACACGTTCTAGcatcatatatttattttgggaTGATTTGAATGATTCTTTTAGTTAGCTTGACGTCTCATTGGCTGCTTGGAAGAATTACAACCTGCCTCTAGTATTAGATGACGTTTTTATTCTAAACTGTCCTGAGCTCTTCTCTTCAGAATGAGGTCAAATgtgcataaaataaataacaatgacaATATCCTAATGTTTCTCACGCGGCCAATCAGCATGCTATACATTATGTCTACACATTAGACAGCAATACATGGATACATTAGCTTCATTAATTGTTGTAGAGATTTCATTTTGAGTGAGATTTAAGGTAacctattaaaaaaaataaagaaaaaaatcagaaatttaTAGGAACAATACTTTATTTAAAGACGCACACTCAAATGACGTAgtagaaaaatatttataaaaacaagagTCAAACTGCTCTATAATTTCAATAATGGCCAGTTGAGAAATAATTTACACAAGAAGCTAAAGCTTATTAATGTTATTCAGAAATAAGGCCTTTATCCCGCCATTCTGCAGACAGACTTGTGTCAGTGCTGGATGGAAGACACACATCATCCTCTACCAGCCAAATGAAAAGCTGCCCACATGGCAGCGCTCTATATCAGCTCTATATCAGCTCTATATCAGCTCTATATCAGCTCTATATCAGCTCTATATCAGCTCTATATCTACGTGTGGCTTTGCCTTTGAGAGCATCCATCACTCGTCCATGTTAAGCTTTATGAAACTcatcaaagtgtttttgtagACTGACTCAGCTTCAGCTTCCTGGAAACAGAGTTGGACTCTCTGCTACtggattcatgttttgtttgtttttattttttttatttttattttttatttttttgggtCTCATTTTCAAATAGAAAATAGCTGgcacacttttaaaatgttcctgATCATAAATGAAGCTGTAATCAAATTTAAATGTCCATAATTCTTAAGTTAATATCTATAATAACAGTCTGTGTCAAATACATATTTGCAGCATGTAAGTGTTAGCGGAGTGTAAAATAAGAATTCAGTTTACATATGATCAGCAGGAGTCACCTCACTACCTCTAACCTGCAGTCCTGAATATTGAACAGTTAGTTCTAATGATCCCAACAAGGCTCAAAAAAtagttactgtaaaaaaaaaaacatgagccaGGAAGACAGAGATGCTCAGGAGAAAACAAGCTGTAATagatgatataataataataataataataataataataatatatacattGCTTGCGTTGATGTATGAGGTTGTATAATTGTATAATAGGAGCTCCGCCTCAGTCCTGTTTTTCTAATCAGATCATCCACTTCTTTAATGAATGAGACAGTTTTTCAACCATGTCATCATCTATAGGCTGTttgagtattttcacattttcacatttcaaaggGGAATATTTTTGAACCCGCATTTATCTGATGGCATCTCATGATTTCTctttcaagggaatgggaaggtgtgtccatcTTTCTGACTAGTAATGTAATGTCGCTCTCAATCTCTACAATATCAGGTTTATCTGAGTATTAAAGAGAGGAAGCTTTGAGAATCTAAATCCTCTGATCTAAAGCAAGAACATCCCTTTAAACTGCAGTGACACAGCAGAACTTTTCAGtatatttcctaattttcattattataaatgaaacatatttattgTGCGCTGTGTTATCACTTTTATCTGAGGACTTCTTCCACCCCTGCACGCACAGCTGAAACCAGACTGTTTTCTTAGTTTCAGGAAAACTTTTAGAGGCACGAGGTTTTCCCCCGCCAACGGTGTGTCTTTAGAGGAAATAAGTCAGCTTTCAGTGTCTGCTGCTCCGGTCCCGGTTCAGTAGAAATCACACCGAGCTGCTCCACAGTTCCTGCGGCTGATAGCGCTCTATACCCGGCTTACTGCAGGCTGCACACGGTGACACGGCACCCGGCAGCCTTCTGACCAAGctctaaatgaaaataataataatacaaaaaaaaaaaaatatatatatagtaaaacaagaaaacaattgTAATGATCCATGCAAAGATGACTTGTTATTGGTAGGTTGTGTGGCTGATGTTTTCCGGGGTGATTTATTGAACTTTTGaacatttagttttttcctTTATATGGAAAACAACACGTGGTGTGTGATGGTGATAGTAGTATGAATGCTCATTATAACCGGTTTCCTTCATGATCCCAGACACGTGAATTTCAGAAGACAACTCCTGCTTTTTCAGTCAACTAATAAACATATTTAGCCTTTATTACTCACTGGAGAACTTTATTTTGGGGTTAAAACCCAGTTCATAGGCTGTTCAGTATTTACGCTTGGCACTGGTTTTAGCCCACTTTTTCTGCATATGGCGCGAAGAAGCAACAGATGTGTATTATATAGTAGCAGACCTGACCCATAAAAGTCTGTTAGAGGCCTACAGGTCAGACACACTACTCCATATGCAAACCTTCATATACAAGCACGTCAGAGGAGGCCTCGTGTGCTTTCTTAATTCACTGCTTTTAGCTGAAGTGAATAAcctacacacacaggcagagagagagggagagagagagagagagagagagagagagagagagagagagagagagagagaggtgtcaCAGTTCAGCATGGACAGACATGACTGTGTCACCGACAGTTCAGAGTCTTCAGTGGCTCTGAAGCTGCGTTCAGGTACAACACTACCAGGCGTCTCGCTTGATGATTCGCGCAGCTCGGCCGCAGGCGTGTGTTTATTGATCCCGAGCAGccagaggagggaaaaaacacacTGACCTATAAACGCTGTTGCCAGTGTGTACCTGCTCTATGAAATGACTCGTCCCCGCACATTCTCTGCTAACTGAGGATTTTCATCTGAAGAAGAATCATcatcctgtgtgtgttgttctccTGCTCTCACATCTTTCCACTGACTATATTACTTTCTGTTTACTCTACTCATCGTCTCATAAAGGAAACATTTTCAATGCAAATAGAGCCTATAAGGACAAATGCATCAAACAGGCTGTCTGAGATTAAAGAACATATAGCTCGGGTAGAAGAGGGCAGTTAGAGCTCAATCAatcaaactatttatttatagagcgccaaatcacaacaaaagtcatcacttttcacacagagcaggtctagactgtactcgTGTTACATCCacattgaaattgaacattaataataatgtagTCAACTATTTGGTGGTTCTGCCGTTTATAGGCCTAATTGTTTATTAGAAATGATCTTATGGTGGAGTGAAATGATCCTAAAAAGCGATGTAAAAACAACTGCACATGCGCACACCCAACATTAtagtttattttcaaattaatttttttaaatgactaaaatgtaCAACCATCAAATGAGTCTCATGTCACAGTGATATGAAGTGATCATATGGAGGTGCTTAGAAGGTGAGGAAGACCACCTCCCCCCAGTATGGCTGCATAAAATATGAGCAGCATGAGCAACATTATGCATAATGTTTTATCCGCAGCTGACCTGAGGCCACGTTCACCGACCAGGACCTGAACGGTTGGAAGGTTGATCTAAGCTAAATAAGAAGAAACATCAACCTCAAATTCACTGACAAGACTTTACAGCGATGAACAGTAGACATGACTAACTCTGAGTGTTTTAATGCTTTGAAAGGTTTCTGTTCAGCAGAAATGTTTGtaaaacagcagtaaaatcATTTGTAGGCTATGATGAGAATTTGAATGAATGAGAGCCCATGCAACATGCTGAAGccgtatacacacacaggtaagaGGATGTAGTCAGTGCATACGTGACCTCACCACTAAAGCTACAGTATGAGCTCGGCCCCTTTATTCtccatgatgtgtgtgtgcaggactAGAGCCATGCTGTCCCCCCTCCCTGCTAGCATACACGCATCCAGGAATGACACACTGGTCACACTGACAGAACAGCTGCTGAGCCCAATACGCTTCAATCATTTGGAGACCTAAAACTCTCAGCTGTTGACACAATTCACGTTTTTGACTACTCCGCTATATTTGTGTTGTAACCTGTGCTGCATTCAGGCTCCATATGAAAATGGGTACAGTGCAATTAGAGTTTAAAGCCTAGTGTGAAAACTGAGATATTATTTAGGAAATATAAATGTGACATATCAGGTGGTGAACGGCTCATCTGAGATGTCAGATAGTTGCTTATGCAGCTAACTTCACTTCTTTTGGTAGAAAATGCTTATTCCCATTTCATTTGAATGCAAAATGAGTCTGATCATCTTCCATGATTTATGAACAGCTCAGCTCATGACTATTTACTggcaagaaaacattttaacagcttAGATATTTCAACATGTCAGTTGAATAAAACTTCTAAACAACTGTACGGACTATTGTCCTGCATGCATTTGTTCATACATACATGAATTATCACTGTAGCCGCCAACGACTTCATGCAGCAATTACGGAAATGACTTTATTATTCTATAAACTGAATTATATACAGGTTCAGCTCTATTCTAGGTTCTTAAAATAAGTTTGTTGTATTCTGCAGACTTGTGCTGATAATAGCTATTATTTCTAGCCCATAGTGCATCACAAACACTGTAACCACCAAATCAACGAGCCTGTATGTGGTAGGCTATACTATTATAATAACTGTTGACATGTCTTAGGCGAGCCTATATCATAATGTTCATATGCTGATTTTAAGTCATAAGGATTTTTTTATAGGCCCAAGTCTACTATTTACTACCTGGAAGCTGGGTTGGGCATTATCTTCCACTGATAGCCTCAAATTTTAATATGTGCCTTTAAATGGTAAATAATAAGAAATTTCCGTTGTAACTTGAATGCAGCACACAGGAGTGGATTGGATTAATCTGCGCCTCCGGGGAATTCCGGGAACGTCACATGACACAAATTCTCCAGCTGTATTGGTCCGAGGCACGTGTCTGAGAGACCCATAGTACAACGTCACCGCAGCGTCtcgcagccaatcagaaatgaGAACCAAAATCCGTAGTGAAAGTATTTGAGCGGCTTCTATATGAGGGCAGTTTAGTGCTGCTGGAAGCATCGATAATTGTGTGCAGGGATCCGGAAAAATTCAATAgattctacatttttttttttaaaataaatatttagaaTCTTAAATCCGAGCATCGGGTCCAGCCATGAGGAGCAGGTGAATACCAGAAACTAAAGCAtgatttttctttgtcaaaatCATCAGAGGCGCGTTTTCAGAGCAAAAACAATCTAAACTATTCTGCCAGAAAGGAGTTGAGTTTTTCTCAGTAACTCAGTGGTCAAAAAATAGCCTATAGTGAATCATTGATAAGAAAGTGATCAGGACGCATCAGGAGATTGGAATTACTACTTTGTAGAgggacacagagaaagaggtgCTGTGGGTGATCAGGCTCCATCATTATGGAAGAAAATGCTCGCCGAGACCCAGAGCGCGCAGAGGACTCCGGCGAGGAGTCCAACAGGGCCATCCTGCCTCTCCTCCAGCCACCTGGAAACCAGCAGTCCCACAGGATCACCAACTTTTACATCGACAATATTTTAAGACCGGACTTCGGCCGAAAGAGAAAAGATGGGACTTTGACCCGGGAGGGAGGCAACCTGGGACGCAGAGAGGAGCTGACAGGGAGAAGAGCTTCCAAAACTGGCAACCCGCAGCTGGGTGGAGCAGGAGcagtagaggaggaggacgacTCTGGAGCATCCGACGACCAGCATCCGGACACTGATGCCAGGAAGGCCGAGCTGATAGACGGTGGTGATGTGGCTGTGAAGGGCCGAGGGGACGGCGGGGACCGATGCCGCAGCCCCCAGGCCAGCTCGGCCAATTCGGCCAAACAGATGCTGTGGCCGGCCTGGGTTTATTGTACCCGCTACTCAGACCGTCCGTCATCAggttggtggaaaaaaaaatgtttctcgGCCACTTTTCGgtaaattgaaagaaaaaaaaagccttgttcAGAGAGAGCGCTTCATttcagagagagtgaaagaaagggCTGAAGCCTCCTCTTTATTACAGGCtacaaagaaagcaaaaagcACTGATTGCATTATTTCCAAGTTGAAAACTTCTTTAGGCAAATTTGatagaaaaaaagtgaaataacattttattttctgagcTGTGCACCCCCCCAGTCCTACTTAATAGACATATCACTTGTAACAATTGACAAACCAATTATTGCACCATCAGAAGCACTATTATCTTGATTACTTCATACTTTCAATATTAAACATGATAGTAACATCCTTAGAATACACTCCAACATATTCTACGTCAAACAAACTACTTTCAATGCAAATTAGAAACTAACACGAGCTGCTTTTGGATGTAGTTTGATCTGAATTTGGCGTCGAAATAAGGATAAAGTGGACAGGAAGACATGGTGTTGTCGAAAAAGTCTtctgaaaataaagcaagaaaTATAAATACGAGTCGAAAGTCAAATCAAAAAATATGGAGAAGTGAAGTAAAACCAAGTTTAACGCCATTGTTCCTCACTCTTCTTTGTTAATATTCCATTAGCATATTTTTGACAATGGGAGGGAGTCTAAAAAGTGGAGGGCCGTGTGTCCCACTAGAGATGGATTGGATGTTAAATGCAGAACAACACAACTTCAAAGCTTTTTCGCCCgccaacaaaatataaaagcataTTTTTGCCATAATGTGTAGATTAAATCATTTGGTTTGAAGCATTTTGCGCACTTAATCCAGACAACTGTGAAGATTTTCTTTCATCACCGCATCGCTctgttgtgaaaaatgttgctttatcacagagttgaaaaaaaatatcaggTTACTCCAAATAAtcagtggagttttttttttcatccagcgTTTGTTTATTGGTACAGTGAGCGCGTGGTGCACTTGGACTTTTCTTTTGTCATGattttgaaatgtattgaaCTGTCATATAATGTTGCTAAAAACAACTAGCAGCCAAGTGGAGGAAATGTTGCAGCGATCGATCGAAGAAGCGTTTTGATGAGGTCAGAAACTTCAgtctgaaatgttgtttttttgttcttgtacgaaaccttaaaaaaaaaaaaaaagtttccatcGTGGTCCAGGCCCTGGTTTATGGAAATGACCACAAAGGGCCTTCACAGAGGTCAAGAGGCTGCAGCTTCCCCCTGCATTACTAAACCTACGAAACTATAACTTCATGTAGATCAGtcaattattaaataaataagattcTAAAAAATGTTAGAATACGCAAAAATAGTTCATTGTTGTGAAACTAAACGCAGCCTCCCAGCTAATGGACCTATAACATGTCTGATTTATAGAGGAACTGTTGGATGGCACAGTGGATTTAGGCCTgttgtat includes:
- the LOC121909448 gene encoding homeobox protein engrailed-2b-like — encoded protein: MEENARRDPERAEDSGEESNRAILPLLQPPGNQQSHRITNFYIDNILRPDFGRKRKDGTLTREGGNLGRREELTGRRASKTGNPQLGGAGAVEEEDDSGASDDQHPDTDARKAELIDGGDVAVKGRGDGGDRCRSPQASSANSAKQMLWPAWVYCTRYSDRPSSGPRSRKPKKAPTPSKDDKRPRTAFTAEQLHRLKTEFQNNRYLTEQRRQSLARELGLNESQIKIWFQNKRAKIKKASGNKNSLALHLMAQGLYNHSTAKDGKSDSE